In Oryzias latipes chromosome 6, ASM223467v1, the sequence tttttccattgttctaacttaattatttggtttggtgaaaaatgaatctttttttttttagttcattcaacttaaaaataacacgtagttgtcTGAtgtagttattttactttcaatcaacttaattgaattaagttggtgtaactttggtgtcaATGCACCATGACGTcatatctgggcagattggggtttaagtgtgcgtttttgtccatggtttttgttgtgtagctgttttactctgttttaactagtaatttaagctattatttttatttctttctgcaccataagTTAGAGTTTGGTAGAAGATGACGACCACATAGAGCAGAAAACATTGtatgtcccatttttaaagacaGAGTTTACAACACCTGAGCTCCTGTCTTGAACTATGAGACATTGCtgggtcattcatgtctttgatatgTGCAGTTCAGAGTTGAATAGCCATAAAAAACTAAGTTGCATGAACTCAGTTCAATTAGGTGTTACCAACTGaagtaattcaattaagttggatcaactttttttcttatagAGTGTTTTAGGTTACCATTACTCTTTTTTAGGCAATCATTTgcctaaaaaaataagttttgaaaAGCATAGTTTTGAGTTTACTGactgaaataaattgattattcCTGTACAAGAAGGTAACTAATATATATCGAGTTCTTTTAAGAtaaaattatgttgtttttccctatttttttaagttatgcaAACTTATTCCTGTGgctttaaaactcaaaactgcGAGTCATAGTAACTGATGACAATTAGGTTGTCTTAATTTGTAAATGTAAGTTATATTAAATGCCAATATTTGACTTGCACGAAttgacacttttaaaaaaaggttttcaattttttgttttactccacatttattgtttttttaggtgAAACAGAAGGTGGAAATGTGTCTCCTGCTTGTAAAACTGACTTTACTGCAACCAATTATTAACAATAaatggaaaacatttgtttgcatGGAGTTTTTTATCAGATGCTTTGATCCAAAGCGACTAAAAGATGACAACAAATCCTCATTTGATATTTAAGATGCttattaaaagacaaaatgacTAGGCAGTGAGAGGTTATTCGTTTTTATAAAAGTAAGTGACATCTCAAACAGAAATGTTAGACTTTTTTCCTTAAAGAGGAACCTGGAAGTAATGGGATGGATAAATCCTTGCAGGATGTTGCAACTGCTTCACTGGACTTTGCTGCTTGTTTTTACAAATGCTTCCAACACTCAGATGTCCAAACCACATATGGATGCTCAATGTCCATAGATCTGTTAAGTAtggatatttgtttttgttcaaatgtcttttttggtAAATGAAGCTTATCTGATATTTTAACCCCCAGAAAAAGTTaagtcattttaatttttatttttgtagttttagtAGCAGCACTTAACTGcaaccataaaaataaataaataagttaaataaaaacagcagctaAATTTAAGCCTGTGGGTTCCGCGGGCCTAAAGGTGATGGTGTACACGACACTCTAGAGATGAGCTCACTGCCTCCACCTGCTGGTCAATGTCAGTCCTTATAAATCTGCCAGGTTTCTCTTgtcaacacatttctttttcataagTTCAGAAGTACGAAGAAGTATTAGgatgaaattaaaagaaaatgaataaatgagaacaaaaggtGTACAATTATGAGAAATACATAAAATTATAAAAGGTTTACTATATCagcaaaaaaagtcaacattttacaagaataaaattgtaaatgaaAGATTTAGAGAGACGtgattttacaagaaaaaaaagtcctgctttttcaaaaataatgttGGCATTTTATGAAAAATAGAGTTGTACATTTACAACAGAACATAAGATTCAGTGAGATGATTGAGCACTTTGATGTTCATCATATTTATCTGAATAGTCTAGAACATAAATTAAACAGGTTGTTTGAGCATCTTTGATGACAGTTTCAAAGCCTaacatgacattttatttttgaaaaacaagaactttttccttttttttttaattacaattttttgaagcaaaaatgtATAACTTCATTCTCGTAATTCGCTgagttttctttataatttaCCACTTTCTTCTCATAATTTGTAAACTTTCTCCTCTtatgtttgttttccttcttttatgGTAATAAAATACTCAAATTTAAACCACTTTGTGAATTCATTCCAATGTATACGTTACCTTGGTTGTCAAACATGCACATGGGGCCATCTCGCTGATAATTGGCGACCCGGGTCCTGAAAGGACAGTTCACAGGGATCTGCAGGTAGTTGGCCCCCAGCCGGTGTCGGTGGGTATCGGGGTAGGAAAAGAGCCGGCCCTAACAGAGACACGGAGGGAAAGCTTTAGCTAAATCTATCAAGACGGAGGTTGTACCGACACAGGAAACTGAGCGGTTCACTGATCACATGAGAAAAGCATCCAACAACAACCAAACACCTGCAGCATCTTGTCAGGACTGGGCTCAATGCCCGGGGGCATGTTGCTGGGGTCAAAGGCCAGCTGCTCCACCTCTGCAAAGTAGTTAACGGGATTCCTGTTGAGGACCATTCTTCCCACAGGGATCAGTGGGAATTCTTTGTGTGACCACACCTGTGAACACagtttacaattaaaaatattcagCGATGAGCCGGATCAATTCAGTTTAAGAGAAGGACCAGAAAAGCCCAGATCTGAGTTCTGCATTACCTTTGTCAGGTCAAAGGGGTTGAACTGGAATTTCTCCGCCTGCTCAAAAGTCATGACTTGGATGTAAAAAGTCCAGGATGGGTAGTTTCCGTTGGCAATAGCATTGAACAGGTCTCCAATGGCATAGTCTGGGTTGGTGGAAGCCAGATGCTCTGCCTCCTCCACTGATAGATTCTTTATTCCTTGGTCAGTctttaaatagaataaaaaaactcattttaatcAATTTCCCTATTGTGGCATCGATGAAAGTTCCATTCCTAACCAAAAGTGAGAAGCTCCCCGGCCAACACACCTTGTAATGGAACTTGCAGTAGACGCGGTCGCCGTCAGCGTTGACCAGCTTGAAAGTGTGGGAGCCGTAGCCGTTCATGTGGCGGTAGCCGTCAGGCAGACCGCGGTCACTGAACAGGAAAGACACCTGCACACGGCAGCGGGGATCAAGTTTGTCAAGCTTCTTTAGCACAAAATAAAGTAtcgtgaaaagaaaagaaaaacaattcttcAACCCTTCTGCGCTCCTAACATAGTTTACTCCGTTTTTCTTACGGGTCTGCAATTCCCCATCCAACCAAAACCCCAAAATAAAACCACTTCAATGAACTTTACCTCTGATAGAacttttaaattcaattcaatttctatTGCACTTTTTGTTAAACAATACAAAAGGACAACCAGCAGTGAACATTATTACACTTTTTCTAACAAACTgtcacagcagtttttttttacacagtaaaGTTAATATCGTTATTATAGAAATGTGAAGTAATAACTTCTGaaataattatattaaaatggaaataaatcagACAAACTCAAATTATTGGTCAATAGTATTTTTTAGGAAGTGGCTGTGTGTAGGTATacaagtgtgtgtctgtgtgtgtttagatgtctgtgtgtgtgtgtgtgtgtgtgtgtgtgtgtgtgtgtgtagaagtgtaggtgtgtgtagatgtgtgtgcTTGTAGGCGTGTACCCAAAAATTAAAGAGTTTGTGTGAAGCCTTTAAACTTTTTCTGGTGTTTAAATGCTTTTAGTGGTGTACATGTAAACACCGACAGAAAACAAAGTTAgactttttctcatgatggaagtcATGAGAAAAAGTCATATTTCACATTTGAAACTGATGACTTAAGGTTTTTCTTCTACAACTAACATGGTAGCGGGTCACTTTTTACCCACAAGACAACACAAGAGTTAAATATTCACGTCGTCAGCTGCAGGTACCTGATGCAGACACTCGGGCCTCAGGCTCCAGAAGTCCCACACCATGTCAGGGTCTTTCATGTGAGTTTGGGGGTTGCGCTTCTGGGTGTGGACGAAGGACGGAAACTGCAGGTGGAGATTAGGAGCTTATTTTCATAAAGTATTTGAAACTCATAATGCATAAACCACAAACTCTGCAGATCGTTTACCCTCCAGTGATCTCTCTAACCTACCAGTAGGGCGTCCCTGATGAAGAAAACAGGGGTGTTGTTGCCCGTCAGGTCCCAGTTGCCCTCATCTGTGTAAAACTTGACAGCAAATCCTCTGGGATCTCGAACGGTGTCTGCTGACCCAGACTCACCAGCTGGACAGTGAGACAAACACAAGTGTCAGCTGTTTCTTTGCCTTTCTTTCCCTGCAAAAGCATCACCAAAACCAATTCCAAGAACTACTTCCAGATAGCTCTCCCTCTTccgcttaaagtcccactccaatcatctactTCCAAGCactcccagtggccttttagtTGCGATCATGCcgtttttaaccacaaaaaaaaaaacctgcataatTTTCAAGgtcatagcttctgcagagcagcagtagatcATTAGAAAcacacctcagagttgtgggcggggcttttggtGCGGAGCTAAGCCGCACCCTTTAACccttccctgttgctgagagcttgaagaagggagcttgtggccctcctAGTGCATTTTCCTCATCACAAATGTGCTCTTTTTCCCCAACAACAttgtttgtctgctcttgataaagaaatactctgaaattcTATTTTAAGCTCAACTTCCTTTATttgtgtcctccatcgtcagaaaaatgccacaagaacatgtcaaaaaacaaacaaaaaaaaacaccagaacgacacaaaaaaaacagtttttttaatgttggctAAAGACgacaatcataatcaaaagaccaccgggaacgctcctaaaattgatcaaaagacgatcagaCTGGGACAAACAAGAGAATACTCTGCTGTGCAGGAGGACAGTCGT encodes:
- the cat gene encoding catalase, which translates into the protein MAENRDKTTDQMKTWKENRGSRKPDVLTTGAGHPIGDKLNLQTAGPRGPLLVQDVVFTDEMAHFDRERIPERVVHAKGAGAFGYFEVTHDITRYCKAKVFEHIGKTTPIAVRFSTVAGESGSADTVRDPRGFAVKFYTDEGNWDLTGNNTPVFFIRDALLFPSFVHTQKRNPQTHMKDPDMVWDFWSLRPECLHQVSFLFSDRGLPDGYRHMNGYGSHTFKLVNADGDRVYCKFHYKTDQGIKNLSVEEAEHLASTNPDYAIGDLFNAIANGNYPSWTFYIQVMTFEQAEKFQFNPFDLTKVWSHKEFPLIPVGRMVLNRNPVNYFAEVEQLAFDPSNMPPGIEPSPDKMLQGRLFSYPDTHRHRLGANYLQIPVNCPFRTRVANYQRDGPMCMFDNQGGAPNYYPNSFSAPETQPQFVESKFQVSPDVARYNSADEDNVTQVCTFFTKVLNEDERQRLCQNMAGSLKEAQLFIQKRMVENLKAVHPDYGNRVQTLLDKYNAQAKKSASVHVYNRPGASAIAASSKM